One genomic region from Candida albicans SC5314 chromosome 6, complete sequence encodes:
- a CDS encoding uncharacterized protein (Protein of unknown function; induced in high iron; possibly subject to Kex2 processing; Hap43-repressed): MPTAAGLLLSSVFGASVRWVQTAMSGGPSKLTSKIIGYSIFMGSATGVYLLVVDPTIQNTQSLFERRLTLLREQREKRAEFYDFEPVTKQHPYKRGAFTQLLDKFGAKYQ; the protein is encoded by the coding sequence ATGCCTACTGCTGCtggtttattattaagTTCTGTGTTTGGTGCATCTGTTAGATGGGTACAAACCGCCATGAGCGGAGGTCCTTCAAAATTGACGTCAAAAATCATAGGCTACTCGATATTCATGGGTTCAGCTACCGGTGTCTACCTTTTGGTGGTTGATCCAACCATCCAAAACACACAACTGctttttgaaagaagatTGACTTTGTTGCGTGAGCAAAGAGAGAAAAGAGCTGAATTCTACGACTTTGAACCAGTTACAAAACAACATCCATATAAAAGAGGTGCATTCACCCAGCttcttgataaatttggtgctaaatatcaataa
- a CDS encoding uncharacterized protein (Putative transcription factor with bZIP DNA-binding motif; Hap43p-repressed gene): protein MNELFDANATILHLVPNTLPGLIESKPIYEILLESIDDDSMRKQLLDIDRSLTELTFDKDKAVVLTMLLGPKFTNALDIVMNSEITGDLSNLTITPVAKRDVPHLLSKVGLSKDSLQLLNRERGLATHTDMTNWYCDCAEYQECYSNDMDITTIAGDSLVHQLLSESKSRVLSPVPVCSHILAVLIIKYNSHMFEIDLCRV, encoded by the coding sequence atgAACGAATTGTTTGATGCTAATGCAACGATCTTGCACTTGGTGCCCAATACCCTTCCTGGCTTGATTGAGAGTAAACCTATTTACGAAATATTGCTCGAGTCTATTGACGATGATTCGATGAGAAAACAACTACTTGATATAGACCGGTCGTTGACTGAGCTAACCTTTGACAAGGACAAGGCGGTGGTTTTGACGATGTTATTAGGACCTAAATTCACCAATGCGTTGGATATTGTGATGAATCTGGAAATTACTGGCGATTTATCGAATCTAACTATTACGCCCGTTGCCAAGAGAGATGTACCGCATTTATTGTCTAAAGTGGGACTTTCTAAAGACAGTTTACAGTTGCTAAATCGCGAACGAGGGTTGGCTACCCATACAGATATGACAAACTGGTACTGTGATTGTGCTGAGTATCAAGAATGCTACTCTAACGATATGGATATCACAACTATAGCTGGTGATTCGCTAGTGCATCAACTCTTGAGCGAGCTGAAATCTCGTGTGTTATCTCCGGTTCCCGTGTGTAGTCACATACTAGCtgtattaataataaaatacaACTCACACATGTTCGAGATTGATCTATGTCGTGTGTGA
- a CDS encoding uncharacterized protein (Ortholog of S. cerevisiae Rtt106; histone chaperone that regulates chromatin structure in transcribed and silenced chromosomal regions; affects transcriptional elongation; Hap43-repressed; Spider biofilm repressed), whose translation MDSAWVQQLPPELQNDIKAVVEKDQSSFAAFDNLHAFLTGGTTKKRKLNAEPEEIPPETIIFEINEISFYSPVRKRMNLTLHLVEEDGNPSPALSIVNPSNNIPELTFTGLDQAVKLCLLLPILGNTTNTQKKAICYLCFWMHDENMSKDPIVCQMNLDLVKKSMIKNGKLPADIESKFITPRDALPLNPIQERIIDYFKRQFQLCGISMMNYMPCVSIFRNTFSLNDDNAIAMNTDGASQPALVMVNCHKGAKEGVLILLQANKTNPAHIIFGFKKPILVFEASQVLHTSYSNITRQTFSLNVVVLNKKQEQRELEFGMIDEKFYKVIDDFIKLQGINDATFNQEESGDDSIEIVHVNNNDDDDDEEDDDFQSEDSGSDVEEEYNSDLNEPLAAHEEDGVFERGIEIE comes from the coding sequence ATGGATTCAGCATGGGTTCAACAATTACCCCCTGAACTACAGAATGACATCAAagctgttgttgaaaaagacCAGTCGAGTTTTGCTGCGTTCGATAACTTACATGCATTCTTAACAGGCGGCACAACCAAAAAACGAAAATTGAACGCTGAACCAGAAGAAATCCCTCCAGAAACgataatttttgaaatcaatgaGATTTCGTTTTATTCACCAGTTCGGAAAAGAATGAACTTGACCCTTCATTTGGTTGAAGAGGACGGCAACCCCAGCCCGGCTCTTTCCATCGTCAACCCTTCCAACAATATCCCAGAATTGACATTCACAGGACTAGATCAAGCAGTAAAactttgtttgttgttgccaATACTAGGAAACACCACCAACACACAAAAGAAAGCAATTTGCTACTTATGTTTCTGGATGCACGACGAAAACATGTCGAAAGACCCAATTGTTTGTCAAATGAACTTGGACTTGGTGAAAAAGCTGATGATCAAGAATGGGAAATTGCCTGCTGATATCGAATCGAAATTCATCACACCAAGAGATGCACTTCCATTGAACCCAATCCAAGAACGCATAATCGACTACTTTAAAAGACAATTCCAGCTTTGTGGTATAAGCATGATGAACTATATGCCGTGTGTATCGATCTTTAGAAACACGTTTAGTTTGAATGACGACAATGCCATTGCCATGAATACCGACGGTGCGTCCCAGCCTGCACTAGTTATGGTAAACTGCCACAAGGGTGCCAAAGAAGGGGTATTGATCCTTTTACAAGCCAATAAAACTAACCCTGCCCACATCATATTTGGGTTTAAAAAGCCAATTCTAGTTTTCGAAGCAAGTCAAGTGTTGCACACCAGCTATAGCAACATCACGCGCCAAACATTTAGCTTGAATGTGGTGGTtctaaacaaaaaacaagaacaaaGAGAGTTGGAGTTTGGCATGATTGATGAAAAGTTCTACAAAGTTATTGACgattttataaaattaCAAGGTATCAACGATGCTACATTCAACCAAGAAGAAAGTGGTGACGACCTGATAGAGATCGTTCATGTCAACAATaacgacgacgacgatgacgaggaagatgatgatttcCAATCTGAGGATAGTGGCAGTGACGTTGAAGAAGAGTATAATAGTGATTTGAACGAGCCGCTAGCTGCACACGAAGAGGATGGGGTGTTTGAAAGAGGTATTGAAATCGAATAA